A region of Nakaseomyces glabratus chromosome M, complete sequence DNA encodes the following proteins:
- the ERG5 gene encoding C-22 sterol desaturase (CAGL0M07656g~Putative C22 sterol desaturase), with product MASVVDQVHMSMNATAHAAGAASAGAVMAAPSLLDKLQGMSYLQMFVTLICGVLVWDQVSYQMKKGNIAGPRFKVYPIIGPFLESLDPKFEEYKAKWDSGPLSCVSIFHKFVIIASTRDLARKVLQAPKYVKPCVVDVAVKILRPSNWVFLDGKAHTDYRKSLNGLFTKTALAQYLPPLEELMDKYIEKFVELSKENNYEPQIFFHEMREILCALSLRSFCGDYISEDQIRKIADDYYLVTAALELVNFPIILPFTKTWYGKRTADMAMKIFESCAQRAKDHIAAGGKPICVMDNWCKLMHDAKNRTDDDSRLLHREFTNREISEAVFTFLFASQDASSSLACWLFQIVADRPDVLAKIREEQLRVREGDINKRLDIDLVDKMEYTHMVVKETLRYRPPVLMVPYVVKNKFPVVPDYQAPKGSMLIATLYPALHDPEVYENPDDFIPERWVEGSPANEAKKNWLVFGCGPHVCLGQTYVMITMTALIGKFALFTDFKHKVTPLSEKIKVFATIFPKDDLLLSFKKRDPVTGEIKE from the coding sequence ATGGCTTCTGTAGTAGATCAGGTGCATATGAGCATGAATGCCACTGCGCATGCAGCTGGCGCTGCAAGCGCAGGCGCTGTCATGGCTGCCCCATCGCTTCTAGACAAGTTGCAAGGCATGTCCTACTTGCAAATGTTTGTTACATTGATTTGTGGTGTGCTGGTGTGGGACCAGGTCTCCTACCAGATGAAGAAAGGTAACATCGCTGGTCCTCGTTTCAAAGTCTACCCTATCATCGGTCCTTTCTTGGAGTCCCTAGACCCCAAGTTCGAAGAGTACAAGGCCAAGTGGGACAGCGGTCCATTGTCCTGTGTCTCCATCTTCCACAAGTTCGTCATCATCGCCTCCACCAGAGACCTGGCTAGAAAAGTGTTGCAAGCTCCAAAGTACGTCAAGCCATGTGTTGTCGACGTGGCCGTCAAGATCCTGAGACCAAGCAACTGGGTGTTCCTGGACGGTAAAGCCCACACCGACTATAGAAAGTCCCTGAACGGTTTGTTCACTAAGACCGCCTTGGCCCAGTACTTGCCTCCTTTGGAAGAATTGATGGACAAGTACATCGAGAAGTTCGTCGAATTGTCCAAGGAAAACAACTACGAGCCACAGATCTTCTTCCATGAAATGAGAGAGATCCTGTGTGCTTTGTCCCTAAGATCCTTCTGTGGTGACTACATCAGCGAGGACCAGATCAGAAAGATCGCTGACGACTACTACTTGGTCACCGCCGCTTTGGAATTGGTCAACTTCCCAATCATCCTGCCTTTCACCAAGACCTGGTACGGTAAGAGAACTGCAGACATGGCTATGAAGATTTTCGAGTCCTGTGCCCAAAGAGCTAAGGACCACATCGCCGCCGGTGGTAAGCCAATCTGTGTTATGGACAACTGGTGTAAATTGATGCACGATGCTAAGAACCGTACCGACGATGACTCTAGACTACTGCACAGAGAATTCACTAACAGAGAAATCTCCGAGGCCGTCTTCACTTTCTTGTTCGCTTCTCAAGATGcttcctcttctttggCTTGTTGGTTGTTCCAAATCGTCGCTGACAGACCAGATGTCTTGGCTAAGATCAGAGAAGAACAATTGCGTGTCCGTGAAGGTGACATTAACAAAAGATTGGACATTGACTTGGTAGACAAGATGGAATACACTCACATGGTCGTTAAGGAAACTTTGCGTTACAGACCTCCAGTCTTGATGGTCCCATATGTCGTCAAGAACAAGTTCCCAGTTGTACCAGACTACCAAGCTCCAAAGGGTTCCATGCTTATCGCCACTTTGTACCCAGCCCTACACGACCCAGAAGTTTATGAAAACCCAGATGATTTTATCCCAGAAAGATGGGTCGAAGGTTCTCCAGCTAACGAAGCTAAGAAGAACTGGTTGGTCTTCGGCTGTGGTCCACACGTTTGTCTAGGTCAAACCTATGTCATGATTACCATGACTGCTTTGATCGGTAAGTTCGCTCTATTCACTGACTTCAAGCACAAGGTCACTCCATTGAGTGAAAAGATTAAAGTCTTCGCTACTATCTTCCCTAAGGATGATCTATTGCTAAGCTTCAAGAAGAGGGATCCAGTTACTGGAGAAATCAAGGAATAA
- the BUD22 gene encoding Bud22p (CAGL0M07678g~Ortholog(s) have role in maturation of SSU-rRNA and 90S preribosome, nucleolus localization), translating into MSKENLLLKLDRLEYQWHYLQETHEKFEPRFPFTQRFFNAKGKKNNKKVTKILESSDKEKVRSDLKEVRVEILNRKIHNVEKHVNNYLFKTIKSIVSNDKSVFQPVLEAVEAKYGAGDAGLHDFCEIVTKSKAIKFIISKLQKSSANIASANEEVSDKRIPKWAADHEYVKMWTDKNNKYNPSKVWNEDVTKIKSCDALISRVMNGKKYKQMMDQFDDSLDLFLNINKQKRLQKQQEKKKSTKTSSKQHEEENEDASGDDFGYSDNDDPRYNENIDEDELLKQYDGMLVGSDDESDEEEDSAKSSASEDETSERIGKQEPVPKLKKKEKAKLPELMVGYVSGGSDEEIEVDDIAKEQIEIKPQKKNRRGQRARRKIWEQKYGSKAKHVQREIEKEMEKKRKRQAEYEERVAKRAARAEQNEEYQAKKAEIKREKEEHRKKLEKIEDHPSWVAKKMAEDKEKNAKFAGKKITFD; encoded by the coding sequence ATGTCTAAAGAGAATCTGTTACTGAAATTAGATAGATTGGAATACCAATGGCATTACCTACAAGAGACAcatgaaaaatttgaacCGAGATTCCCATTTACCCAAAGGTTTTTCAACGCAAAAGGtaagaagaataataagAAAGTAACAAAGATTTTGGAATCTtctgataaagaaaaggttCGTTCAGATTTGAAAGAAGTCAGAGTAGAGATATTGAATCGTAAAATACACAATGTGGAGAAGCATGTCAATAATTATCTTTTCAAGACTATAAAGAGCATTGTTAGCAATGATAAATCAGTATTTCAACCAGTGCTAGAAGCAGTTGAAGCCAAATATGGTGCTGGAGATGCAGGTTTGCATGACTTCTGTGAAATTGTGACAAAGTCGAAAGCAATCAAATTTATAATATCGAAACTTCAAAAGTCATCGGCTAACATCGCAAGTGCAAACGAAGAGGTATCTGACAAAAGAATTCCTAAATGGGCTGCTGACCATGAATACGTAAAGATGTGGACAGacaagaataataaatataaccCAAGTAAGGTATGGAATGAGGATGTTACTAAGATAAAATCATGCGATGCACTAATTAGTCGTGTCATGAATggaaagaaatacaaacaGATGATGGATCAATTCGACGATAGTCtagatttatttttgaatatcaaCAAACAGAAAAGACTACAAAAACaacaagagaagaaaaaatctACTAAAACATCTTCAAAACAACACGAAGAAGAGAATGAAGATGCTTCTGGTGATGATTTTGGTTATTCAGACAATGATGATCCAAggtataatgaaaatattgatgaggatgagcTACTGAAGCAATATGACGGAATGCTTGTCGGTTCAGATGATGAAagtgatgaagaggaagattCTGCGAAATCTTCTGCTtcagaagatgaaactTCAGAACGTATTGGAAAGCAAGAACCAGTGCCtaaactgaagaagaaagaaaaggcaAAATTACCAGAACTTATGGTTGGCTACGTCAGTGGAggtagtgatgaagagatAGAGGTTGACGATATTGCTAAGGAGCAAATTGAAATCAAACctcaaaagaagaatagaAGAGGTCAAAGAGCTAGAAGAAAGATATGGGAACAAAAGTATGGTTCCAAAGCTAAGCATGTCCAAAgggaaattgaaaaggaaATGGAGAAAAAGAGGAAAAGGCAAGCCGAATACGAAGAACGTGTTGCAAAGAGAGCTGCTAGAGCCGAGCAAAACGAAGAATATCAAGCCAAGAAAGCTGAAATTAAAAGGGAGAAAGAAGAGCATAGAAAGAAGCTTGAGAAAATTGAAGATCATCCTTCCTGGGTTGCAAAGAAGATGGCTGAGgataaagagaaaaatgCTAAATTTGCTGGTAAGAAGATCACATTTGACTGA